The Mercurialis annua linkage group LG8, ddMerAnnu1.2, whole genome shotgun sequence genome window below encodes:
- the LOC126662134 gene encoding uncharacterized protein LOC126662134, whose amino-acid sequence MIARHKELREKIRQLTSLYDIDSAECIYEDQEQDPTGSLRIGDIRLATGKLEDDPAQVQDDLLEINLGTDESPKPIYINAGLDEGFREQLIALLIEFRDCFAWSYEEMPGLDPDIAEHKLPLKSGFRPFRQPPRRMSREVDTLIQDEIKRLEDAKFIREAQYTEWLSNIVPVMKKNGKLRVCVDFRNLNLATPKDEYPMPVADMLIDRAAGHTILSFLDAHSGYNQVPISKEDISKTAFRCPGPIGAYEWVVMPFGLKNAGATYQRAMNKMFRGLECLEVYIDDVVIKSNTGEVHLADLRKGFERIRRNGWSVLLRGRETDEWIWMDEQQRVFDDLKGYLAKPPVMTPPKPNKPLLLYLSAAHESLGCMLAQEDDGVERAVYYLSRGLMDTEIRYTDIEKMCLCLYFTCCKLRYYMLPVVVYVLSQTDIIKYILSKPYLRNRIGKWAIAMSEFTLVYVPQRAVKGQILADFLADHPGIALKEETPGRVDITSFDIAVWKMWFDGSRTSQGAEYEALIFGFEILAELGARAISVKGDSLLVIKQVTGEFKCESELLVRYCNKAKHLIEGFQDTRIEYTERADNGVANDLAQHGSGYRVNAEFDAIERELPNLHTGGITIDERQFSVYQLDVTQDWRDELLKWFEKPDATNRRLRTLALNYVVLAGELYKKGFEGLLFRCIGPKEAMLAMAEVHEGIAGAHQAGPRMRWLIHKYGFYWPKMEQDCIRYAKGCEACQKFGPIQHVPAEDLHSIIKPWPFRGWAVDLIGKVYPGSSDGHAFVIIATCYFTKWVEAKPLKSPTQEAVIKFFKEYIVHRHGLPESITTDQGTMFTGSDISWWASQMKIKMLHSTPYYAQANGQAEATNKAIKLIVQKMIEENPRQ is encoded by the exons atgaTAGCACGACATAAAGAATTGAGGGAGAAAATTAGACAGTTAACCTCGCTGTATGATATTGATTCGGCCGAATGCATCTATGAGGACCAGGAGCAAGACCCAACAGGATCGCTGCGGATTGGGGACATACGATTGGCAACCGGGAAGTTAGAAGATGATCCCGCCCAAGTACAGGACGATCTCCTCGAAATCAATCTGGGGACAGATGAATCGCCTAAACCCATATACATCAACGCAGGACTGGACGAAGGATTCAGAGAGCAACTGATCGCCCTACTCATTGAGTTCCGCGACTGTTTTGCCTGGTCGTACGAGGAAATGCCGGGCCTTGATCCTGATATCGCCGAACATAAGCTTCCATTAAAGAGTGGAtttcggccatttcggcaaCCTCCCCGGCGAATGTCCAGGGAAGTGGATACTCTCATACAAGATGAGATTAAGCGGCTGGAAGATGCCAAGTTTATTCGGGAAGCCCAatacaccgaatggctctctaACATCGTACCAGTAATGAAGAAAAACGGGAAGCTACGAGTATGCGTTGATTTTCGGAACCTAAACCTGGCCACGCCCAAGGACGAATACCCAATGCCCGTGGCCGATATGCTGATTGACAGGGCAGCTGGAcacacgatactcagtttcctcgaTGCTCACTCTGGGTACAACCAAGTTCCAATCAGCAAAGAGGACATATCCAAAACGGCTTTTAGATGCCCCGGGCCGATCGGAGCGTACGAATGGGTCGTGATGCCTTTTGGCTTGAAAAACGCAggggcaacatatcagagggcgaTGAACAAGATGTTCAGAGGCCTTGAATGCCTTGAGGTCTACATCGACGACGtcgtaatcaaatcaaacaccGGCGAAGTTCATTTGGCCGATCTCCGGAAAGGTTTCGAGCGTATACGACGTAATGG ctggagtgttttgctGAGGGGAAGAGAAACCGATGAGTGGATATGGATGGACGAGCAACAGAGGGTGTTTGACGATTTGAAAGGTTACTTGGCGAAACCTCCGGTAATGACCCCTCCAAAGCCGAATAAGCCGTTGTTGCTATACCTATCGGCTGCACACGAATCCCTaggatgtatgctcgcccaagaggacgatGGGGTCGAGAGAGCAGTCTACTACCTAAGCCGAGGATTGATGGACACAGAGattcgctataccgacatagaaaaaatgtgtctatgccTGTACTTCACATGCTGCAAGCTGCGATACTATATGTTGCCGGTCGTAGTGTATGTATTATCCCAGACCGACATCATTAAGTATATCTTATCGAAGCCATACCTGAGGAATCGGATTGGAAAATGGGCGATTGCAATGTCCGAGTTTACATTGGTATACGTTCCTcaaagagcagtaaaaggacaaATATTGGCAGACTTCTTGGCCGATCACCCTGGTATTGCCCTCAAGGAAGAGACACCTGGTCGAGTAGACATCACGTCCTTCGACATCGCCGTGTGGAAGATGTGGTTCGACGGATCCAGGacaagccagggggcag aatatgaggccctcatATTCGGTTTTGAGATTTTAGCCGAGCTAGGGGCACGGGCGATCAGTGTAAAAGGAGATTCTTTGCTAGTCATTAAACAAGTGACAGGAGAATTTAAATGCGAGTCCGAGCTATTGGTGAggtattgcaacaaggcgaaacaCCTGATCGAAGGCTTCCAAGACACGAGAATAGAGTACACGGAGAGGGCCGATAACGGTGTTGCAAACGACCTAGCTCAGCACGGAAGCGGTTACAGGGTAAACGCTGAATTCGACGCCATAGAGAGGGAATTACCAAATCTCCACACCGGGGGCATCACGATCGACGAAAGACAGTTCTCGGTTTACCAACTGGACgtcacccaagattggagggaCGAGCTCCTGAAGTGGTTCGAAAAACCAGACGCCACGAATAGGAGGTTGAGGACTTTAGCCCTTAATTACGTGGTCTTAGCCGGCGAACTATATAAGAAGGGCTTTGAAGGGCTGCTCTTCAGATGCATCGGTCCGAAAGAGGCGATGCTTGCTATGGCCGAGGTACACGAAGGGATAGCAGGCGCCCACCAGGCGGGTCCCAGAATGAGGTGGCTCatccataaatacggcttttattggccgaaaatggaacaagactgcATAAGATATGCCAAAGGTTGCGAAGCCTGTCAGAAATTCGGCCCAATACAACACGTCCCGGCCGAAGACCTGCACTCCATCATCAAGCCTTGGCCATTCAGAGGATGGGCGGTCGACCTGATAGGGAAAGTATACCCAGGCTCGTCTGATGGTCATGCTTTTGTGATTATCGCCACTTGCTACTTCACCAAGTGGGTCGAAGCTAAACCTTTGAAGTCGCCGACACAAGAAGCGGTGATCAAGTTCTTCAAAGAATACATCGTCCACCGACACGGCTTGCCCGAGTCCATAACCACagatcaagggacgatgttcacGGGAAGTGATATAAGTTGGTGGGCCTCCCAAATGAAGATAAAGATGTTACACTCAACACCGTACTACGCCCAGGCCAACGGACAGGCCGAAGCCACGAACAAAGCCATCAAGCTCATAGTtcaaaagatgattgaagaaaacccaaggCAATGA